Sequence from the Seonamhaeicola sp. ML3 genome:
AACAATTTTAGCGGCATAATCAATACCGTTACAATCAAAATCTATAGGTACTTCTAAATTAGTCTGTAAACAAGGAATGTCTGTTGTATCTATTTGTGATATTCCATCTATATAAAATTTACCAGAAGTAGTTCCTGGGCCATCGACGAACATAGTAAATCTAGAATAACTTGAAGCAGAATCGAAGGTGAAGTATATTTCTTCCCAACCAGTACCACCGTGACTTGCTGTAGTTTCTACAGGTGCGCCAGTACCTTCTTCTAATTTTAGTAATACATCAATGGGTGTATTAGACCAAAAAAGTACTTTTATCGTTTTCTTTTCTGTTAAATTGATAGGTGCTCCTAAATCAAAAAAGAACCCTTCAAAAGCAGCACCACTATTCGTGATTTCCCCAACTTTTGATGCGCTAGTATTTGCTCCAGATGGATCTGGGTTATCTACTACGGCAAAAGCTGCTCCATTGAATGTAGAAGCCTCATATTTAGTGTTTTCACCATCAAAAGAAATTGGTAGTGTGGCCACCTCTGGTATTAAAATAGTGATTTCGTCTTCAAAAGTATCTGAGGCCCCAGCTATATTATTTGCAACTAGACTTACGGTATATGTGCCGTTTTCATAAACTTTAACGGGGTCTATTAGTGTGGAGTTACTACCATCTCCAAATGCCCATTTATAGGTATTGGCATTTTCTGATATATTTATAAATGTAACTGTTCCCGTATCTATGTCTATAGTGTAGGTAAAACCTGCTAAAACTCTAGGTAGAACAGTCTCATCGTCTTCACATCCTAAAAAGGATAAGGTCAATATCAATATTGATATATATTTAAATGTTTTCATTAATTGTTTCATTGTCTTTTTTTATTTTGAGTTAGTTACTTCTATTGTATACACGCACATAATCTACCAACATGGTTTGTGGGAATACGGTTTCAGCATTGGGTGAACCAGGTAATTCTCCACCAACAGCTACGTTAAGTATGATGTAGAATGGACCATTATTGAATACCCATTCCCCTTGGTCATCGGTTTCTTCAGAAACATCCTCTGGCGTTATTTGGTTATAAAGTACATCGTCTACATAAAAATTGATATAATCTGGTCCCCATTCTATACCGAATACGTGAAATCCGGTATCAAACCTGTCATTTTCCAATTCATAAGATTTGCTTATGGATTCCCCTGCTGAATATCCCGGCCCGTGAACGGTTCCGAATATTTTAGAGGGTTCGTCTCCTAAATACTCCATGATATCTATTTCTCCTATTTGAGGCCAAATTTGTGTACCATTGGCATCATCTCCCAAGAGCCAAAATGCTGGCCAAATACCTTTGCCATAGGGTAATCTAATACGAGCCTCGTAACGTCCATAAGTTTGTTCAAACTTACCTTTAGTCAGTAGTCTTGCTGAGGTATAAGCAGCTCCTTCAAACTGTTCTTGTTTGGCTGTAATAATGAGTACACCATTTTGTACTGTTACATTTTCGGTACGGTCGGTGTAATATTGTAGTTCATTATTTCCCCAGCCATTGGTGCCTGTACCAATATCATAACCCCATATTTCAGAATTAGGAGCACCATCAGTATTAAATTCATCTGCCATCACCAAATTTGTAAAACTGGCGACGGTCTGTGTGTCGTCTGTTTCACAGCTGGATAGCATAAAAAGGAAAGCCATCACGAAAGTGGTGAAAAGCACCTGTTTTGTTATTGCTTTGTATATGTGTTTTATATTCATTGTTACGTTTTATTAAGTTTTATGTTGTCTAGCTACTCTGAATAGAAGTAAATGTTATCTAATATGAAGTCAGGTCCTCCGGCTAATATTATAGCTCCTAGGTTGTTCTTTTGGGAGGTAAGATCTCCACTTAAAGGAATATCAATAGACGACCAAGAACCCGGTGTTAGTCCGTCTGCAGTAAATCTAAAGTCTTTATCGTCTCCATCAGGTGCACCTGTAAAGACATTAGTTTCTATTTCACCATTACCGCCCACGTCTCTTATTTGGAATTCTACACTGGTATCTGCAGATTGTGAGTAAATATCAACGTGCATGTGGCTTAATGTCGAAGCATTTACTGTATTGTTAAAAATAATTCCCGTGAAATTGTTATTAGAGTAGATTAACACATTATTACCATTTAAATCAGCAATTGAAGTCTGAGTCGTCGAACCTCCAAAACCAGGATTGAAATTAATAGCCGTTTCTGATGTGTAGGCATCACTAAATACGGATTTAACAGCAGCAGCTGGTCGGTTTGGTGTTGGGGAAGCTGGTAAATCACCACTAGATGTCACCTCAAAAGAACCATTAGCTTCAACACCGGCCAAACTTGCTGTTACCTTTGCCGTTCCTTGATTAAGAATGGTAATAATGCCTTTTTCATCTACCGAGGCAACACTAGGGTTTGATGAGGTAAATGAAAAATACGATGGAGTTGTAAATACGGTTACATTGCTCCCATTAACATTTGATGTTTGAGCTAATCCAACGCCTAAGTCAACGTTGCTACCGTTAAATGACTGCTGCACAATATCCTGTCCAAATAAGATACTAGGTTGTTGTTGTGCTATGGTTCCTAATTTTTCAAACTTGAGCTCATCAATCCAGAACGTCCAAGCTATCTCATTGCCGTTAGGCCCATCTGCAAAAGGATCAAACCCCCCTGCGGAAAACAAGAACATCCCAGTTTCTTGAATTAATTTTGAAGCATCTGGTATTGGAATTATATATTTCTTCCATCCAGATGTCATTTGAACAACCGTTGTAACTGCATAAGAGGGGTCACTTTCTGGACGGTCAAAATCAGTTCCAAATCCAACTTCTACAGTTCCAGATGTAGTTCCTAATGCCCAAAATGTAAGTGCGTCATATCCAGTAAGGTTTCTTCCTGCTCCACGGTCTTCAAAAATCCCACCTATAAAGTTTCCGTCTGGGTCGTTAGAGGCAGGTACATCAATTCTAATAGATGATCTTCCTTCGTAAGCCACATTGGTGTCTACACCAAAACCCTCTGTATTAGCACCTGACTTAGGATCAAAAGATCTGAAAAATTGATCTGTAAGTCCAACGGGGTCATCTATGTAGATTTCTGCTGTATTTGGGAAAGTAGCAAATACGGCTTCATCTGAAAGTTCTCTTTCGCAACTAATGAGAAGCGTAAACATGCATCCTAAAAAGAATGTCAATTTTGTATATGTAAGTTTTATATTTTTCATCGTAGTCTTATTTTATTTGCCAATATTGATGTGTACATATGTTCTGATTTCCCATTCGTTTCCATTATCAAAACCAACTGGACTTAGTGTTGGTTCTGCAGGAAATGTATTTGGTGGTACTGCTGTTGGCGAATATCTTGGCGAGAATTGATCTAAAGATCTCCATATGCCTCTAATACCTATTTTAGTATCTGGAAGAATAAACCAATCTGGTTTACCGATTGATGTCGAAATGTCAACCATATTTTGTACAGGGAAAGTTAAGTTGAAATCTCTGTGGTAATCGAAAGGTCCCCAATCGTTGATTTTAACTTGATATTCAAACTTCCATTTGTTGTAAATCATTTTGATATCTGCTCCAAAACGTTCGATAGTTCTATCACTGTCTCCATTAGCTTGAGCGTTACCTCCATAGAAATTACCAATGATTCCCAGGTTTGGACTTACTTTTGAAACCACTCTTGAGCTTATTTCCCATAAGTCTCTAGCTGGTGCTGAATTAGGGAAAGCAAAAAATGTACGATTTGCTAGGAACCCAATATGTGCATCTTGTGCCGTTGGTAGATGTCTGTAAACAAAACCTAGGTTAAATGCGAACTTGGCATCTTCGGCTCTGTCATTATCCCATTGATAGAACCAGGAACCTGGAGTAGGGTCGTAGGTTAATAATAATTCTCCTGCGGTGGTTTCTCTGTTGCCTCTTACAGCAAAAGGATCATCGATAAAGTTTCTTAATCTTCCAGGATCACTTACGTCATTGGGAATGGGCGCAACTAAAGGCTTTTGCCACAAAAAGTTAGGAGCTATCTGCCAATCGCCAGTTGTAAATGTGAATCCTGATAAGATGTTGGTTTGGTTACCGCTACCTGTATCCTTTAATTTCCAACCAGTGAATGTTCTGGTGGCATCGGCGCCACCATTAGCTACTAACCCCATGTATGCAGCTTGAGCATAGAAATTAAAAGCACCACCTTCGTATGTAAATTTAGCTTTACCACCCCAATTGTCATCAGAGTTTATTTTGTCTTCATAAACTACATAATTTCCTGGGCCGCCGGTTACATCTTGAAAAGAACTACCGTTAAGAGGGTTTCCTCCCCAGATACCACCTAATGAGATACCAAATTTTCCAAATTCACGCTCTAGTACTATTGTAGCTCTTTCGGTTGGCCATGGAGGAATAACACCACTTCGTACTTGGTTAGCATCTAAAAATCGCCGTCCGTTAGCGTCAAATTCTAGACTTGTATCTAAATCTCTGTGGTATATACCGGTAATATCCCAATGGTGAAGATTTGTTCTGTACTTCATCAAAAATGTTGGGTTTGCTCCCCACCACAATTGAGGTCCAAAAGCGGCTTTAAGACCTTTAAGAGAACCTTTGCCGTTAACTTCCATACCTAAAATTTCACCATTGTATATATCTAGATTAGGACCATAGTTTGCCTCAGGATAGAGTCCGAAAAAATCGCCTTCGTATCCCCAGTGGTAATGCCCAGTTCTATAAAAACCTTTTATGTCTGCGATTTTCGTGTCCCATTCGAATTCAGCATTATATACTCGAACTCTATTGTTATCTGTAATAACAACTTCTTCTCCTTCGGAATTTTGTACAGTTATTGGTCTTCCTACATTCTCGTAGAAAATCTCATTGATAGGGTTTTGTGCAACATTCCCTAGTATATTAAAGTTAACTTCTGCTCGCATTTTGGAAGTTGGTTTTCCTTCAACACCAACGTAGTAAGATTGCATATGGTCGAAACCTAGTTGGTTAGGAAAGGTTTCTTCGTCAGGATTTGCTGTTTCAGGAGTTGTTAGTAGAGAACCACCTGTATTAAAAGTTGTGAATTCAGCTCTTAATCTACTCAGTTTTATTTTTGCCCCATCCATGGCATCAAGGGCTGCTTTGTCTCCTCTTGCTCTTAAAACAGCATCAGTAATATTTATGTTTTTAAAGTAATTTTGAATAAACTCTAAATTAACCCCTTCTCCGTAGGGATTGATAGCATGCGCATCTTTTAGGGTGTAGTAAGATGCTCTAGGGTAAAGGTCATATAGTCCTCGGCTATCAGTTGGTCCTTTGGCACATATACCGAACCATTCTTCATTCATGTTATTGGAACCATTTTTAGTATCGTGGTAATATCCACCATTGCTCCAAGATGCACCAGTCTCATGAGAATCGGCATTTTCTCTATCGTCAAAGCCTAGTTTCCACCAACCATCACTGAACTGAAATGTAAATCCTCCAATAGAATTTCCTACTTTTCCTAGTCCAGCAGCATTTTCGTAAATCTCTTTCCAATTTAGTAAGTTGTAGTGAGCCTGCCAATATTGGTCTTCTTTATCTGCTAGAGCGTTGTAAGCATCTGCGCCAAACTCAGTAAACATAACTGGGATTCCTAATTTGTCTTTTACCACTTGAAAGAAATCGCCAAAAGACTCACCTCTATAGGTGTTTGCCCCATAGACATCAATATCTTTGCATTCTTCCGCAATTATATCAATGAATAGCACATCACCGTTACATATAGCAACTGGGTGATTGGGGTCCATTGCTTTCATTTTTTTTGCGACTTCGTTCATTAGGCGATACATTGGTCTTCCTCTTTTTTCACCTACTGCTCTTTTTTGTTCTTCGCCTTCAGGGAAATCTTCAGTTTCAGCACCTTGCCAGAATAAACCATAGTTATTTTCGTTACCCATCATGTACATTAGTATACCCGGAACATCCTTGTATTGTTTAACTAGGTCTATCATTGCGGAGACTAAATGTTCTTGTGTTTTTTGGTCTGAGTAGATTGTAACTGGTGTCCAAACACCATCTAGGGTTAGGCCATATCTTCCAAAAGAATGATTTAATAAGGTGTAAATACCATACTTTTCATAGATATATCTAACCCACTTAGGAGGAACTCCCACATATTGCCTGATTACATTGACGTTCATATTCTTGAGAAGTCCCATTTCTGTATCTAATCCTGCCTTTATTACATCGTCAGATTGTTTGTAGAAATTGGCGTTAGTAACGTCTGTACCTATGGGAACGTAATCCCAGTTCATACCGTTGATCATGAAGTCTTTGCCATTCACAACTAATTTAGAACCTTCTTCATTGTGAATGATTTCAACTTTATCTGACTGAGCAAATAAAATTGATGTCATAAAGAAAAAGGTCACTACTAGAAATTTGTTTTTCATATTCAGTATAGTTTTAGTTCAGATAAAATTAAGATTACATATTGTGAAATCTATATTTTTACCCACTACAAAAAGTATACATCTTAAAAAAACACGGTAATTTTTGATTAAATCGTAATTATACCCTGAAAACACTAATACTTTGGAAGTTTCTTTAGTTAAGTATTTTTGTAGGATTTTTTCGTAATGTTGTGGTAATGTATAGGTGTTTTGTCTAGTTGTGCAGGCTTATATTTCCAAAATATAGTTTGTTAGGCTTTCTTCGTGGGGTAAATTCATTTTTTTTCTTAGCCTGTAGCGTTTAACTTCTACGCTTCTTGGTGAAATATTCAATAACGGAGCAATTTCCTTAGAAGATAGATTTAATCTTAAATAAGCACATAATCTAAGATCGTTTGGAGTTAGTTCTGGGTGTATTTGTTTTACTTTTTTCAGAAAGTCTTTGTCAGCATTATTAAACGCTTCTTCAAATACTTTCCAATCATCTCTGTTGTTAAGATTCTGGTCAATTATCTTTACAATTCTTTTGACTTTATCGTTGTTTTCTATGTTGAGTAGTTCTAGTTTGATGCTATTTAAGAAGTCATTTTTCTTAATTAAGCTCATAGTTGATATGCCCAGTTCTCTGTTCTTACCCTCTATATCTTGTCTCAACTTCTCGTTTCTAAAGCGCATTAGCTGTTGTTTATTCTCAAGTTCCTTAAGCTCTATTTCTCTCTCAGATCTTAGAATTATACGTTCGCGTTGTTTCCGGTAATACCTCTTATAGATGTTGTGGATTATTATTGAGATGAGTAATAAAGCCAAAACGTATAACGCTATGGATAAATTACTCAAGTACCAAGGTCGCGCAATTGAGAATTTAAATACACCAATATTTTCAGTAAGGGTACTACCGTTTTTTGCTCTTACTTTGAATTGGTAAGATCCGTATGGTAGGTTTTTAAAAGAGGCTTTTGGGTTTAAGGACCAAGAACTCCAGTTTTTGTAAAAACCCTCTAATTTATATTGATAGTAGGTCTCTTGATATTTATTAAACTCAGGAACACTGTAGTGAAACTCTAGATTGTTCAGTTTGTTTTTAAAATTACCAATCTCATTTTTATTATGTTCTAAGCTAACTTTATTTTCTTGGTCTGTGATTTTTACTTCATCAATGGAGATGGTGTGCGCTGTTTCTTTTACTTTATCTAAATCTAATATGGTATAACCATCAGAAGTACCTATTAAAAAACTTTTGTTAAATAAGTGCGATATGTTCTCAGATCCTGTTAGGCCACGGGGAAGCTTTTCAGAAAAGGAAATTGAATTTAGCTTTGGTTTTGCCGATAAGCCACTAGAGGTAATGTAGTTAAGTTTGTTTTTAGAAAAGCCCCATAAAATATTGTTTTCTTGGTCTGCAATTAATTTTCCGGAAGTGAACTCTTGTTTCTTAAAGATTTGACTGAATAACGAGTCTTTTACAAAGCTATTTTGTTTTTTGTAGAATTGGTATACACCGTCTTTATTAGTGTATAAAATCTTGTTGTTGTATTTAACCAAACTCGAATAAATACCTTTTTTAACGGATAAGTCCTGGTTAATCTCTATGATTTCTTTAAAGTCCTTATCCGTTTTTAATTTAAATACTCCCTTATACTCGTGATTTACAAATATGTATCCATTATATACTTCCAAGAACTTACTGGAAATATTAAAACCTTTAATTTTATTTTTTAATTCCCATGTGTCTCCAATGCGTTCAATAATACTTAGGCCGTTGTAATTGCCTTGCAGCAAAAGATTCTGTTTGTTTGGTAATTCTACAATGTTCCATGTGCCATCTACATCAATCCTCTTTTTTATTTTGCCATTTTCAATAATAAAGGTTCCTAAATTATGTCCACAAAAAAGAGATCCTTTTAAATTACGAAGAGACCACACGGGACCTTCAGTTCCTTCTACGAATTTGAATTCATTAGAATCCGTTTTTTTGTAAAATAGCCCCTGGTTTGTTCCTAGGTACAAATAATTGCCTTGGATTGCTGATGCATATGTTGTTCCTATTTTTCCGGCTTGATCATGGAAAAACTGGAATGGTGATTCGAGATTTATGCAATTTATTCCATTTTCGAGAGCTAGCCATATGTTATTTTCGGCGTCCTCAAAAATATCATGTATTGAGTTGCTCAATAACCCTTTTGAGGAGTTGATAGAATAATCAACCGCTCCTTGTTTATTTATGTGATAAATACCGTTAGACCGAGTTCCTATTAAATAGCCTTTAGATGTTTTTTCTCCTCTGTAAGAGCTTAACATACTTAAGTCTTTGTTTGCAGGAATATCCCATTTTGTTAAATTTTGGTCTGGAGTTAATTGATAAATCCCGTTTTCCTCAGTTAGTAAAAGTGTATTTTTCCCCTCTTTAAAAATATTAACCAGATAGTTGTTTTTGATAATATCATGGTCACTTACCAACTGTTGTTTTCCTTGTTCGATTTTGTAAAGGCCTTGTTTAACCTTTTGGAAATAGACTGTCTTGTCTATTTTGAACATTTTATAAATTCTATTTTCGGAATCTAGCTTAGTATGTGTTTTATTTTCACTATTGTAGATGTAAATGCGTTTTAATGACTGGAAAAGTATATAATTGTCAATATTAATTATGTTCCAGAATTCTTCATCCTCTAAAAAATTAATATCAAGTTCTTTTGACAAAGAATAATAGGTGAGTTTTCCATTATCGGTTTTTTTCCAAAAGCCAAATTCTTGATAAGCGCCAGAATAAATTAGGTCGTCTATAACTTTTAAGGACCTCATTTTTCCACTAGGTGAGTTATAAAGTGTCCACTTTTCACCATTGAATTCTAAGAGTCCAACATTATTGGCTACATAAATGTGTTTATCTGAAGTTTGGTCGATGCACCAATTTTGATTATCGGCTCCATAAATTTCTGGAGAATAGGATTGAATAGGTGGTAATTCTTGAGCAATCGAAAAAAAACTTACTAGCGCGTAAATAGTAAATATTGAATGCCTCATAACAATTAATTTAATAGCACACTACACTAGTGTAGTGTTTACAATATACTCAAATTTATTATTATCAGTGTATTTGTATGATACTTTGTATGGGTTACTGTGTGAAATTTCTAGTTGCAATAATTAATTTCAAAGTGCTTAAAATTGCAAACTTTAAATAAAACTTAATAGAGAATAATCATCTAATCTACTTTTGTATAGTTTTCAGCATAAATATAATTCCCCAAACTATCTACCATGATTTGGGTAAAGCTATCTTCTGTTACAACGGCATTAAAAGACCATTTGTTACTGGTTTCTATTATTTTATTAACGGGTTTTGAGCCATAGTCCAATACCTCAGTGAATATGCCATCTTTAAGTGTGTAATCACCTACACCAAACCAATCTAAAGAATCAAAAGTTCTTAATTTACTCCACATAACTTTGTGTTTGGAAAACATTTTTCTTTGTTTACGCTCATCAGATGGCCATATGGTATCTGCTTTACCCTCTCTATAGTTGATGTAGCTTTCAATTTCCCATACACCTTCTAATGTGTATTCATTTTCATTTTCATTTGTCTCAGGTAAAGTATTGGATGTTTTGTCTTTTGAATTACAGCTTGCCAAAATTAAAAACGCTGTTAACAGGAGGTGTGCATAGTTTTTCATGTCTTAAAAGTTTAGTGAGTTACTCTTAAATTTACAAAAAAAAATGCATTTGTGAGTTTAGATAGATTTTAAATATCCAATCATAGTAAGTGTTAATAACTTCTATGTAAGTTTTCTGTTAAAAACTCTACTTTTGTTTCACTAAATTAATATTAGAATTATGTCTGAAATAATAGAAAGAGTTAAATGTCTCATCATAGGTTCTGGGCCTGCGGGTTATACCGCTGCTATTTATGCTGCAAGAGCTAATATGAAACCGGTTTTGTATCAAGGTACTCAGCCAGGCGGACAGTTAACAACTACAAATGAAGTAGAAAATTTTCCAGGATATCCAGAAGGCGTAACTGGGCCAGAAATGATGATGCAATTACAGGCACAAGCGCAACGTTTTGAGACTGATGTGAGAGATGGTTGGGTAACCAAGGTAGATTTTTCAGGTGATGTGCATAAGGTTTGGGTAAATGATGTTAAGGAAATCCACGCCGATACTGTAATCATATCTACAGGAGCTTCGGCAAAATACTTAGGTTTAGAGTCCGAACAGAAATACTTAAAATTAGGAGGAGGAGTTTCGGCATGTGCAGTATGTGATGGTTTCTTTTACAGAAATCAAGAAGTAGTAATTGTTGGTGCTGGAGATTCTGCTTGTGAGGAAGCACATTATCTGTCTAAACTTTGTAAAAAAGTAACCATGATTGTGAGGCGAGATGAGTTTAGAGCTTCCAAAATTATGGAGGCCAGAGTAAGAAACACCGAGAATATTGAAATTTTACATAATACAGAAACCGATGAGGTTTTAGGGGATGGACAAGTGGTTACTGGTGTTCGTGTGTTCAATAATAAAACAGGTGAAAAGCATGACATTACTGCCACCGGGTTTTTTGTAGCTATTGGTCACAAACCTAACACAGATATCTTTAAAGATTATTTAGATTTAGATGAAACAGGTTACATAATCAACGTGCCTGGCTCTTCTAAGACTAATATTGAGGGGGTTTTTGTGTCTGGTGATGCTGCTGATCATGTTTACAGACAAGCTGTAACTGCTGCTGGAACAGGATGTATGGCTGCTCTAGATGCAGAACGTTATTTAGCTGCTAAAGATGCTTCTTTTGAAGTGTCTACATCTACCTATAATTAGAGAAACGAGTAAGAGAAAAGCCAAAGTTTTTAGTAGCTTTGGCTTTTAATTATTATGAAAATGTGTTTTCTTTGGAAACTATTTTCAAATCGGGATGTGGCCCTTCGACTTCGCTCAGGATAAACTGCACCACAGTTACATTTGAGTTTAGTAAAAAACCACTAAGCACTATTTGGGCTTATTAATAATTTATTCAAATCGGGATGTGGCGCAGTCCGGTTAGCGTACACGGCTGGGGGCCGTGTGGTCGCAGGTTCAAATCCTGTCATCCCGACTAAATATAAAAGTGATGTTTTGCATCACTTTTTTAATTTTACAAAGTATCTTAGCACAATAACCTCAACTAACTCAGTTCATGGCATTATATCCGTTAAAATTTTCACCTCTTTTTAAATACAGAATATGGGGTGGAGTGAAGTTGAAAACTCACCTAAACAAAGATTACCTTGAAGAAAATATTGGGGAGTCTTGGGAGGTTTCCGATGTTAAAGGAGATGAAACTACGGTTTTAAATGGCGCATTGTCGGGAAAAACACTAAGAGCACTTATAGCCGAGTACAAAGGAGATTTTGTTGGAGAAAGTGTTTATGAAAAGTTTGGCAATGAGTTTCCTTTGTTGATAAAATTCATTGATGCAAAAACACCATTGTCAATTCAAGTACACCCAAGTAATGAAATTGCTAAAGTACGGCATAATGCCTTTGGTAAAAACGAAATGTGGTATGTTATGCAGGCTGATGATGAAGCAGAACTTATTATTGGGTTTGAA
This genomic interval carries:
- the trxB gene encoding thioredoxin-disulfide reductase, coding for MSEIIERVKCLIIGSGPAGYTAAIYAARANMKPVLYQGTQPGGQLTTTNEVENFPGYPEGVTGPEMMMQLQAQAQRFETDVRDGWVTKVDFSGDVHKVWVNDVKEIHADTVIISTGASAKYLGLESEQKYLKLGGGVSACAVCDGFFYRNQEVVIVGAGDSACEEAHYLSKLCKKVTMIVRRDEFRASKIMEARVRNTENIEILHNTETDEVLGDGQVVTGVRVFNNKTGEKHDITATGFFVAIGHKPNTDIFKDYLDLDETGYIINVPGSSKTNIEGVFVSGDAADHVYRQAVTAAGTGCMAALDAERYLAAKDASFEVSTSTYN
- a CDS encoding triple tyrosine motif-containing protein, which translates into the protein MRHSIFTIYALVSFFSIAQELPPIQSYSPEIYGADNQNWCIDQTSDKHIYVANNVGLLEFNGEKWTLYNSPSGKMRSLKVIDDLIYSGAYQEFGFWKKTDNGKLTYYSLSKELDINFLEDEEFWNIINIDNYILFQSLKRIYIYNSENKTHTKLDSENRIYKMFKIDKTVYFQKVKQGLYKIEQGKQQLVSDHDIIKNNYLVNIFKEGKNTLLLTEENGIYQLTPDQNLTKWDIPANKDLSMLSSYRGEKTSKGYLIGTRSNGIYHINKQGAVDYSINSSKGLLSNSIHDIFEDAENNIWLALENGINCINLESPFQFFHDQAGKIGTTYASAIQGNYLYLGTNQGLFYKKTDSNEFKFVEGTEGPVWSLRNLKGSLFCGHNLGTFIIENGKIKKRIDVDGTWNIVELPNKQNLLLQGNYNGLSIIERIGDTWELKNKIKGFNISSKFLEVYNGYIFVNHEYKGVFKLKTDKDFKEIIEINQDLSVKKGIYSSLVKYNNKILYTNKDGVYQFYKKQNSFVKDSLFSQIFKKQEFTSGKLIADQENNILWGFSKNKLNYITSSGLSAKPKLNSISFSEKLPRGLTGSENISHLFNKSFLIGTSDGYTILDLDKVKETAHTISIDEVKITDQENKVSLEHNKNEIGNFKNKLNNLEFHYSVPEFNKYQETYYQYKLEGFYKNWSSWSLNPKASFKNLPYGSYQFKVRAKNGSTLTENIGVFKFSIARPWYLSNLSIALYVLALLLISIIIHNIYKRYYRKQRERIILRSEREIELKELENKQQLMRFRNEKLRQDIEGKNRELGISTMSLIKKNDFLNSIKLELLNIENNDKVKRIVKIIDQNLNNRDDWKVFEEAFNNADKDFLKKVKQIHPELTPNDLRLCAYLRLNLSSKEIAPLLNISPRSVEVKRYRLRKKMNLPHEESLTNYILEI
- a CDS encoding glycoside hydrolase family 2 TIM barrel-domain containing protein is translated as MKNKFLVVTFFFMTSILFAQSDKVEIIHNEEGSKLVVNGKDFMINGMNWDYVPIGTDVTNANFYKQSDDVIKAGLDTEMGLLKNMNVNVIRQYVGVPPKWVRYIYEKYGIYTLLNHSFGRYGLTLDGVWTPVTIYSDQKTQEHLVSAMIDLVKQYKDVPGILMYMMGNENNYGLFWQGAETEDFPEGEEQKRAVGEKRGRPMYRLMNEVAKKMKAMDPNHPVAICNGDVLFIDIIAEECKDIDVYGANTYRGESFGDFFQVVKDKLGIPVMFTEFGADAYNALADKEDQYWQAHYNLLNWKEIYENAAGLGKVGNSIGGFTFQFSDGWWKLGFDDRENADSHETGASWSNGGYYHDTKNGSNNMNEEWFGICAKGPTDSRGLYDLYPRASYYTLKDAHAINPYGEGVNLEFIQNYFKNINITDAVLRARGDKAALDAMDGAKIKLSRLRAEFTTFNTGGSLLTTPETANPDEETFPNQLGFDHMQSYYVGVEGKPTSKMRAEVNFNILGNVAQNPINEIFYENVGRPITVQNSEGEEVVITDNNRVRVYNAEFEWDTKIADIKGFYRTGHYHWGYEGDFFGLYPEANYGPNLDIYNGEILGMEVNGKGSLKGLKAAFGPQLWWGANPTFLMKYRTNLHHWDITGIYHRDLDTSLEFDANGRRFLDANQVRSGVIPPWPTERATIVLEREFGKFGISLGGIWGGNPLNGSSFQDVTGGPGNYVVYEDKINSDDNWGGKAKFTYEGGAFNFYAQAAYMGLVANGGADATRTFTGWKLKDTGSGNQTNILSGFTFTTGDWQIAPNFLWQKPLVAPIPNDVSDPGRLRNFIDDPFAVRGNRETTAGELLLTYDPTPGSWFYQWDNDRAEDAKFAFNLGFVYRHLPTAQDAHIGFLANRTFFAFPNSAPARDLWEISSRVVSKVSPNLGIIGNFYGGNAQANGDSDRTIERFGADIKMIYNKWKFEYQVKINDWGPFDYHRDFNLTFPVQNMVDISTSIGKPDWFILPDTKIGIRGIWRSLDQFSPRYSPTAVPPNTFPAEPTLSPVGFDNGNEWEIRTYVHINIGK
- a CDS encoding family 16 glycosylhydrolase — encoded protein: MNIKHIYKAITKQVLFTTFVMAFLFMLSSCETDDTQTVASFTNLVMADEFNTDGAPNSEIWGYDIGTGTNGWGNNELQYYTDRTENVTVQNGVLIITAKQEQFEGAAYTSARLLTKGKFEQTYGRYEARIRLPYGKGIWPAFWLLGDDANGTQIWPQIGEIDIMEYLGDEPSKIFGTVHGPGYSAGESISKSYELENDRFDTGFHVFGIEWGPDYINFYVDDVLYNQITPEDVSEETDDQGEWVFNNGPFYIILNVAVGGELPGSPNAETVFPQTMLVDYVRVYNRSN
- a CDS encoding Ig-like domain-containing protein, encoding MKNIKLTYTKLTFFLGCMFTLLISCERELSDEAVFATFPNTAEIYIDDPVGLTDQFFRSFDPKSGANTEGFGVDTNVAYEGRSSIRIDVPASNDPDGNFIGGIFEDRGAGRNLTGYDALTFWALGTTSGTVEVGFGTDFDRPESDPSYAVTTVVQMTSGWKKYIIPIPDASKLIQETGMFLFSAGGFDPFADGPNGNEIAWTFWIDELKFEKLGTIAQQQPSILFGQDIVQQSFNGSNVDLGVGLAQTSNVNGSNVTVFTTPSYFSFTSSNPSVASVDEKGIITILNQGTAKVTASLAGVEANGSFEVTSSGDLPASPTPNRPAAAVKSVFSDAYTSETAINFNPGFGGSTTQTSIADLNGNNVLIYSNNNFTGIIFNNTVNASTLSHMHVDIYSQSADTSVEFQIRDVGGNGEIETNVFTGAPDGDDKDFRFTADGLTPGSWSSIDIPLSGDLTSQKNNLGAIILAGGPDFILDNIYFYSE